One part of the Mya arenaria isolate MELC-2E11 chromosome 3, ASM2691426v1 genome encodes these proteins:
- the LOC128227027 gene encoding ribosome biogenesis protein NSA2 homolog encodes MPQNEHIELHRKRHGYRLDYHEKKRKKEGRKPHEMAKKAKKLRGIKAKLYNKQRHSEKIQMKKTIKMHEERKTKQKSDENVPEGAVPAYLLDREGQSRAKVLSNMIKQKRKEKAGKWEVPLPKVKGISENEVFKIIKTGKTRRKGWKRMVTKACYVGEGFTRKPPKFERFIRPMGLRYKKAHVTHPELKATFHLPIIGVKKNPTSPLYTSLGVLTKGTIIEVNISELGLVTQGGKVVWGKYAQVTNTPENDGCINAVLLV; translated from the exons atg CCACAAAACGAACATATAGAGCTTCATCGCAAGCGCCATGGCTACAGACTTGACTACCATGAGAAGAAAAGGAAGAAAGAAGGCAGGAAACCTCATGAAATGGCAAAAAAAGCAAAGAAGTTGCGAGGTATTAAAGCTAAGCTGTACAACAAACAAAGACACTCAGAGAAGATTCAGATGAAAAAGACCATAAAAATGCATGAAGAGAGGAAGACCAAGCAGAAGAGTGATGAGAATGTGCCAGAAGGTGCGGTGCCCGCATACTTGCTTGACCGTGAAGGGCAGAGCAGGGCCAAGGTCCTCTCTAACATGATCAAGCAGAAACGCAAGGAAAAGGCT GGTAAATGGGAGGTCCCACTGCCAAAGGTTAAAGGTATCAGTGAAAACGAGGTGttcaaaatcatcaaaacaggaaaaaCTAGAA GAAAGGGCTGGAAGAGGATGGTTACCAAAGCTTGCTATGTTGGGGAAGGTTTTACAAGAAAACCTCCAAAGTTTGAACGCTTCATCAGGCCAATG GGTCTGCGCTACAAGAAGGCCCATGTGACTCACCCTGAACTAAAGGCCACTTTCCATCTGCCCATCATTGGTGTAAAGAAGAACCCGACATCACCTCTCTACACTTCACTGGGCGTCCTCACAAAGGGCACTATTATAGAG GTGAACATCAGCGAGCTGGGGCTCGTCACTCAGGGAGGAAAGGTGGTCTGGG GTAAATATGCACAAGTTACCAACACCCCAGAAAATGATGGCTGTATAAATGCAGTGTTGTTGGTATAG
- the LOC128226522 gene encoding ATP-dependent Clp protease ATP-binding subunit ClpX-like — translation MCAAVYRLPARLLPNIHRQSFHGILTFMRCGKRPGSIKEFGRASFRLQQCHGISTSPCLWGASPSGPGSGDGEKNDPPGTDIPDSHSHSHRSITKDNFPDSGNISEEVEDERIFWLDMVDRTDEKKQRCPKCNAPQNIETLNGHGRCIHCTKCEHYIIISEPSLPTPKQLKAYLDQHVVGQEHAKQRLAVAVYNHYKNIRHNLKQTPDRFDSDTDTDTEDITLEKSNILMLGPTGSGKTLLVQTIAKILDVPYASGDCTTMTSAGYVGEDVESVIAKLLQNADGNVEKCQQGIVFMDEIDKISRRSGGITGGPVFKDVGGEGVQQAMLKMIEGTVVKVADKRTKTLSRETIDIDTTNILFIAAGAFNGLEKVIKKRKNVKVLGFGSPSEIDENSPKIESSDSQTDNPSTREQNAERDRLLQEVEDIDLIKFGLIPEFVGRIPVVVPLHSLNEEMLVRILTEPQNALIKQYQQLFKLDDCELKFNEDALKAIAAVAMEKQTGARGLRAVVDRCVMKPAYDQPGSSIKTVIITEEVVKSNTDPVYITKDSDIYEETSG, via the exons ATGTGTGCAGCAGTATATAGATTGCCCGCGAGATTGCTTCCAAATATCCACAGGCAGTCATTTCATGGCATACTGACATTTATGAGAT GTGGCAAGAGACCTGGGTCCATAAAGGAGTTTGGAAGAGCCTCATTTAGACTCCAGCAGTGTCACGGTATATCCACCTCCCCCTGCCTGTGGGGGGCCTCCCCATCTGGACCAGGGAGTGGGGATGGTGAAAAAAATGATCCCCCTGGCACAGACATCCCTGACAGTCACTCTCACAGCCATCGCAGCATTACCAAAGACAACTTTCCAGACTCTGGAAACATCAGTGAGGAAGTGGAAG ATGAGCGTATATTCTGGTTAGACATGGTAGACAGGACTGATGAAAAAAAACAGAGGTGTCCAAAATGCAATGCCCCCCAAAATATTGAAACCCTCAATG GCCACGGTCGGTGTATCCATTGCACAAAGTGTGAACATTACATCATCATCTCTGAGCCCTCTCTACCCACACCAAAACAG CTGAAGGCTTACCTTGACCAGCATGTGGTCGGACAGGAGCACGCCAAGCAGCGCCTTGCTGTCGCAGTGTACAACCACTATAAGAATATCCGGCATAACCTCAAGCAGACGCCAGACAGGTTTGACTCTGACACTGACACAGACACAGAAGATATCACCCTGGAAAAGAGTAACATTCTCATGCTGGGTCCTACAGGCTCTG GGAAGACACTGCTTGTCCAGACGATAGCGAAGATCCTAGATGTGCCTTATGCGAGTGGAGACTGCACCACAATGACATCTGCCGGCTACGTAGGGGAAGATGTGGAGAGTGTCATCGCTAAACTCCTCCAGAATGCTGATGGCAATGTGGAGAAATGCCAACAGG GTATTGTGTTTATGGATGAGATTGACAAGATTTCTCGGAGGTCGGGCGGGATAACAGGCGGCCCTGTGTTCAAGGACGTTGGAGGGGAGGGTGTCCAGCAAGCCATGCTCAAAATGATTGAGGGTACTGTGGTCAAGGTCGCTGACAAACGTACCAAGACACTCAGTCGGGAAACAATTGACATTGATACCACAAACATTCTGTTTATTGCTGCAGGGGCATTTAATGGCTTGGAAAAAGTCATAAAGAagagaaaaaatgtcaaa GTATTAGGCTTTGGATCACCATCAGAAATCGATGAAAACTCACCTAAAATTGAGTCATCTGACTCACAAACAGACAACCCATCGACCAGGGAGCAGAATGCAGAGCGAGACCGGCTGCTACAGGAGGTAGAGGATATAGACCTGATTAAGTTTGGTCTCATCCCAGAGTTTGTCGGACGGATCCCGGTTGTAGTGCCACTACACTCCCTCAATGAGGAGATGCTGGTCCGCATCCTGACTGAGCCCCAGAATGCCCTCATCAAGCAGTACCAGCAGCTGTTCAAATTGGATGAT TGTGAGCTGAAGTTCAATGAAGATGCCCTAAAGGCGATAGCGGCGGTTGCCATGGAGAAACAGACAGGTGCTCGTGGGCTTCGTGCTGTTGTG